One Candidatus Limnocylindrales bacterium genomic region harbors:
- the cysK gene encoding cysteine synthase A, which produces MIYDSILETIGRTPVVRLNRIAPAHVTMFVKCEFFNPLSSVKDRLAIAIIEDAEQSGALRPGQTVVEATSGNTGIALAMVCAAKGYPFVAVMVESFSIERRKIMRGLGAKVILTPAAERGQGMVRKAAELATKHGWFLARQFENPANPAYHRNTTGPEILSDFVGRRLDYWVTGWGTGGTMTGAGEMIRLARPSVRIIAAEPANAPLLSGGEFKPHAIQGWTPDFVPAVLNRSVPDEIVPVADADAVQWARALAMQEGIFCGISGGATVAAAMEVAAKAPSGSVLLAMIPDTAERYLTTALFAGIEEGSDPEPS; this is translated from the coding sequence GTGATCTACGACAGCATTCTCGAAACGATCGGCCGTACGCCGGTCGTCCGCCTCAATCGAATCGCGCCCGCGCACGTGACGATGTTCGTCAAATGCGAGTTCTTCAATCCGCTCTCTTCGGTCAAGGATCGTCTGGCAATTGCGATCATCGAGGACGCCGAGCAGAGCGGCGCGCTCAGGCCCGGCCAGACGGTGGTCGAAGCGACGTCCGGCAATACCGGCATCGCGCTCGCGATGGTGTGCGCCGCCAAGGGTTACCCGTTCGTTGCCGTGATGGTCGAGAGTTTTTCGATCGAGCGCCGCAAGATCATGCGCGGCCTGGGCGCCAAGGTGATCCTGACACCGGCCGCCGAGCGCGGACAGGGAATGGTCCGCAAGGCCGCGGAACTGGCGACCAAGCACGGATGGTTCCTCGCGCGCCAGTTCGAAAATCCGGCCAACCCCGCCTACCACCGCAACACCACCGGTCCGGAAATCCTGAGCGACTTCGTCGGGCGCCGACTCGACTACTGGGTGACGGGGTGGGGCACCGGCGGCACGATGACCGGTGCAGGCGAAATGATCCGGCTCGCGCGGCCCTCGGTGCGGATCATCGCTGCCGAGCCGGCCAATGCGCCTCTGCTGTCGGGCGGAGAGTTCAAACCTCACGCGATCCAGGGATGGACGCCAGACTTCGTCCCGGCCGTGCTCAACCGTTCGGTGCCCGACGAGATCGTGCCCGTCGCCGACGCGGACGCCGTGCAGTGGGCAAGGGCACTCGCCATGCAGGAAGGGATCTTCTGTGGAATCTCCGGCGGAGCCACCGTTGCCGCTGCCATGGAGGTCGCAGCCAAAGCTCCGAGCGGCAGCGTGCTGCTCGCAATGATCCCGGACACCGCCGAGCGTTACCTCACCACCGCGCTCTTCGCCGGAATAGAAGAAGGCTCCGACCCCGAGCCTTCGTAG
- the bioB gene encoding biotin synthase BioB, with protein sequence MPTSSIRHDWSLPEVRSIHDLPLNDLLFRAQGAHREHHAPSEVQLCTLLSIKTGGCPEDCSYCPQSAHYSTGVGKEALMNVGEVLGAAKTARDAGATRFCMGAAWREVRDGEQFDRVCEMVRGVTDLGMEACVTLGMLTGPQARRLKDAGLVAYNHNLDTSREYYDQIIRTRTYDDRLTTLANVRDAGITVCSGGIIGMGESIDDRCAMLVELANLPVHPESVPVNALVAVEGTPLADRLPVRAFELVRMIATARILMPASIVRLSAGRSSLSDEAQALCFLAGANSIFFGEKLLTTGNPERDHDLELLDELGVRPLIPEHLANPEKAA encoded by the coding sequence ATGCCGACCAGCAGCATCCGACATGACTGGAGCCTCCCCGAGGTCCGGTCGATCCACGACCTTCCACTGAACGATCTTCTGTTCCGGGCGCAAGGCGCGCATCGCGAGCACCACGCACCGAGCGAGGTACAGCTCTGCACGCTGCTGTCGATCAAGACCGGCGGCTGTCCGGAAGACTGCTCGTACTGCCCGCAGAGCGCGCATTACTCGACCGGCGTCGGCAAGGAAGCGCTGATGAACGTCGGCGAGGTTCTCGGCGCGGCAAAGACGGCCCGCGACGCCGGGGCGACGCGCTTCTGCATGGGTGCCGCGTGGCGCGAGGTGCGCGACGGCGAGCAGTTCGACCGCGTCTGCGAAATGGTCCGCGGAGTGACCGATCTCGGAATGGAAGCCTGCGTGACGCTCGGCATGCTGACCGGACCGCAGGCTCGCCGGCTCAAGGATGCCGGCCTCGTCGCGTACAATCACAACCTCGATACCTCGCGCGAATACTACGACCAGATCATCCGCACGCGCACGTACGATGACCGCCTGACGACGCTCGCGAACGTGCGCGACGCCGGCATCACCGTCTGCAGCGGCGGCATCATCGGCATGGGCGAGTCGATCGACGACCGCTGCGCGATGCTGGTCGAGCTGGCCAATCTGCCGGTGCATCCCGAGAGCGTACCGGTCAACGCGCTGGTTGCAGTCGAAGGCACACCGCTTGCCGACCGCCTGCCGGTTCGTGCGTTCGAGCTGGTGCGCATGATCGCGACCGCGCGCATCCTGATGCCCGCCTCGATCGTGCGTCTCTCGGCGGGTCGCAGCTCTCTCAGCGACGAAGCGCAGGCGCTCTGCTTCCTGGCGGGCGCCAACTCGATCTTCTTCGGCGAGAAGCTGCTGACGACCGGCAACCCCGAGCGCGATCACGACCTCGAGCTGCTCGACGAGCTCGGCGTACGTCCGCTCATTCCCGAGCATCTGGCCAATCCGGAAAAGGCCGCGTGA
- a CDS encoding phytanoyl-CoA dioxygenase family protein, with product MSDLDQHAAAIAEKGFTIVEDAIEEDLIAEIDETLLRLEKDLGIVPAANPFEGTQTVRIYNLLVHGQVFEKIPVHAAILPIVERVLDPGCLVSSLSSISIDPGEIPQPIHADDQLIPLSKPHSPIVCNTMWAITDFTEQNGATRLMPGTHLADSSPIFGTHYDSIPAEMRRGSVLVWNGSLWHGGGANSTDKRRIGIAMNYCAGFMRQQENQQLGIPLEIAEKFSPRLQELCGFGIYNGLIGHIDKKPPTDVLFGSNRPKGVIWDRRK from the coding sequence ATGAGCGACCTCGATCAGCACGCCGCCGCGATCGCAGAAAAGGGATTCACGATCGTCGAAGATGCGATCGAGGAAGACCTGATCGCCGAGATCGACGAAACGCTCCTGCGGCTCGAGAAAGACCTCGGCATCGTTCCGGCTGCCAATCCTTTCGAAGGCACGCAGACGGTGCGCATCTACAACCTTCTCGTGCACGGGCAGGTCTTCGAGAAGATTCCGGTGCATGCGGCGATCCTTCCGATCGTCGAGCGCGTGCTCGATCCCGGATGTCTCGTCTCTTCGCTATCGTCAATCTCGATCGATCCGGGAGAAATCCCGCAACCGATTCATGCGGACGACCAGCTCATCCCTCTGTCCAAGCCGCACAGCCCGATCGTCTGCAACACCATGTGGGCGATCACGGATTTCACCGAGCAGAACGGCGCGACGCGCCTGATGCCCGGAACCCATCTGGCCGATTCGTCCCCGATCTTCGGTACGCATTACGACTCGATCCCCGCCGAAATGCGACGCGGCTCGGTGCTCGTCTGGAACGGGAGCCTGTGGCACGGCGGCGGGGCCAACTCGACCGACAAACGGCGCATCGGCATCGCGATGAACTACTGCGCCGGCTTCATGCGCCAGCAGGAGAACCAGCAGCTCGGGATCCCGCTCGAGATCGCCGAGAAGTTTTCTCCGCGCCTCCAGGAGCTGTGCGGTTTCGGAATCTACAACGGACTGATCGGCCACATCGACAAGAAGCCGCCGACGGACGTGCTGTTCGGAAGTAACCGGCCAAAAGGCGTGATCTGGGATCGCAGGAAGTAG
- a CDS encoding cyclic nucleotide-binding domain-containing protein — protein sequence MPSVLLRLDKLFSEAKVIDHFEAGDTVFAEGSAGNFMYVVVEGTIDIFVGEKLIDISSTGDLLGEMALIDSQNRSATAIARTEARLARVDENEFLSMVVDTPFFALHVMRVLVQRMRRQSSRT from the coding sequence ATGCCATCGGTATTGCTAAGGCTCGACAAACTGTTTTCCGAAGCGAAGGTCATCGACCATTTCGAGGCCGGCGATACGGTGTTCGCCGAAGGCAGTGCCGGCAACTTCATGTACGTGGTGGTCGAAGGCACCATCGACATCTTCGTCGGCGAAAAGCTGATCGATATCTCGAGTACGGGCGACCTTCTCGGCGAGATGGCGCTGATCGATTCCCAGAACCGCAGCGCCACCGCCATCGCCCGCACCGAAGCGCGCCTTGCGCGAGTCGACGAGAACGAGTTCCTTTCGATGGTGGTCGATACGCCGTTCTTCGCGCTCCACGTGATGCGCGTTCTCGTGCAGCGCATGCGGCGCCAGAGCTCCCGGACCTGA
- a CDS encoding glycosyltransferase family 39 protein — MVAAFAASRLVTVAVPSEREYDEGVYLLSARAVNHGHELFSDVFSSQPPAFLESLALSMRVAGDSLETGRVFILCFGLLALGSIASIARRLYGIWAAPVAAAGLAIGATFLDLSHLVQAELPSLAIALASLAACLEARAHSWSRGWLIATGALFALAALFKLFIVPFAVPLAFLLLLAPERDDDPAWSLDGRGLLLLQRAAGRMLLVAGGAVAIGCIPLFCYDIGALFEQTVSFQLVKHEVYELNRQANLMRCWKHIASEPTLAISAAVGGLWLIRHNRLIFAWLLGWLVASLFVLMEQTPLFWRHFVLLAPIVVLAATSLLSPLTDQRGLSSALLVTMSLLGVWSYPSIATPAGVFPLIPQRQSEETQATSIRAVAAWIGEHSDAGDLVAGDDPMAIYLAGRQSPPGLCDSSRARINSQSLTLAIAREQSATARIIVLRDDGRLSRLPGYPAWLAKNYSRENAPPGTLRSFWVRTAAPGHTNE; from the coding sequence GTGGTCGCCGCGTTCGCTGCGTCACGGCTGGTGACCGTGGCGGTGCCGTCCGAGCGTGAATACGACGAGGGCGTGTATCTGCTGTCGGCGCGCGCCGTCAATCATGGGCACGAGCTTTTCTCGGATGTGTTTTCGTCCCAGCCCCCGGCTTTCCTCGAATCGCTCGCGCTCAGCATGCGTGTCGCCGGCGACAGTCTGGAAACCGGCCGGGTCTTCATCCTGTGCTTTGGCCTGCTGGCGCTCGGCTCGATCGCATCGATCGCGCGCCGGCTTTACGGGATATGGGCGGCACCGGTGGCCGCGGCCGGCCTTGCGATCGGCGCCACATTTCTCGACCTGTCCCACCTCGTGCAGGCCGAGCTGCCGTCTCTCGCGATCGCACTCGCAAGCCTCGCAGCCTGCCTGGAGGCGCGCGCGCATTCGTGGAGTCGCGGCTGGCTGATTGCCACGGGGGCGCTGTTCGCGCTCGCCGCGCTCTTCAAGCTGTTCATCGTGCCGTTCGCTGTGCCGCTTGCCTTTCTGCTGCTGCTTGCTCCCGAGCGCGATGATGACCCGGCCTGGAGCCTGGACGGGCGCGGCCTTCTGCTCTTGCAGCGCGCGGCTGGACGGATGCTGCTCGTAGCGGGCGGCGCGGTCGCGATCGGATGCATCCCTCTGTTCTGTTACGACATCGGGGCGCTCTTCGAACAGACCGTCTCGTTTCAGCTCGTCAAGCACGAGGTCTACGAGCTCAACCGGCAGGCCAACCTCATGCGCTGCTGGAAGCACATCGCATCGGAGCCGACTCTGGCGATCAGCGCTGCGGTTGGCGGGCTGTGGCTGATCCGCCACAACCGGCTGATCTTCGCGTGGCTGCTCGGCTGGCTCGTTGCGAGCCTCTTCGTGCTGATGGAGCAGACGCCGCTTTTCTGGCGGCACTTCGTCCTGCTGGCACCGATCGTGGTGCTGGCAGCAACGTCACTTCTCTCGCCGCTGACGGACCAGCGAGGCCTCTCGAGCGCACTTCTCGTCACCATGTCGCTGCTCGGCGTGTGGTCTTATCCGTCGATCGCAACCCCGGCCGGCGTCTTTCCGCTGATTCCGCAGCGGCAATCGGAAGAGACCCAGGCAACGTCGATTCGCGCCGTCGCCGCATGGATCGGCGAGCACTCCGATGCTGGCGATCTCGTCGCCGGGGACGATCCGATGGCAATCTATCTCGCGGGTCGACAGTCGCCGCCCGGGCTGTGCGACAGCTCGCGGGCCAGGATCAACTCCCAATCGCTAACGCTCGCAATCGCACGCGAGCAGAGCGCAACCGCTCGCATCATCGTTCTGCGAGATGACGGGCGGCTGTCACGCCTGCCCGGATATCCCGCGTGGCTCGCGAAGAACTATTCCAGGGAGAATGCACCGCCAGGAACTTTAAGGAGCTTCTGGGTCCGGACCGCGGCACCCGGCCACACGAACGAGTAA